One region of Spirochaetota bacterium genomic DNA includes:
- a CDS encoding inositol monophosphatase produces MFYRELCDFAIETVLKAGAIVKEGYYKIQEQGIEYVLKGYADPVTEYDKKSEELIINSILKRYPKSGIIAEESGGLSSDSSLRWIIDPLDGTVNFIHSIPFIALSIGVEVDGKVVAGVIYNPILDELYYASLGGGSFLNNRRIYVSKNGSPQYSLTVTGFPYRREGRIEDLLKPLRVILKEHQGFRRLGSACMDLAYVARGSFEVFYEESLKPWDTAAGKIIVEEAGGKVTDYYNNEYTISSTTILATNNLMHDYMLSILKDVVAP; encoded by the coding sequence ATGTTTTACCGTGAGTTGTGTGATTTTGCGATTGAAACTGTTCTCAAGGCAGGAGCAATAGTAAAGGAAGGTTATTACAAGATACAGGAGCAGGGGATTGAGTATGTGTTGAAGGGGTATGCAGACCCTGTTACAGAGTATGATAAGAAATCAGAAGAACTGATAATAAATAGTATCCTTAAGAGGTATCCTAAATCAGGTATAATTGCTGAAGAGAGTGGTGGTTTATCTTCAGATAGTAGTTTGAGATGGATAATTGATCCTCTTGATGGGACTGTTAATTTTATACATTCCATACCTTTTATAGCGTTATCAATAGGAGTTGAGGTTGATGGTAAGGTTGTTGCTGGAGTAATCTACAATCCTATACTTGATGAACTTTACTATGCTAGTCTTGGTGGAGGTAGTTTCTTGAACAACAGAAGGATATATGTTTCTAAAAATGGTAGTCCTCAATACTCATTGACTGTGACGGGCTTTCCGTATCGCAGGGAGGGTAGGATTGAAGATCTTTTGAAGCCGTTAAGGGTTATACTCAAGGAACATCAGGGTTTCAGGAGGCTTGGGTCTGCGTGTATGGATCTTGCTTACGTGGCGAGGGGTAGTTTTGAGGTCTTCTACGAGGAGAGTTTGAAACCTTGGGACACTGCCGCTGGTAAGATAATAGTTGAGGAGGCAGGTGGAAAAGTTACAGACTACTACAATAACGAATACACAATATCTTCAACCACAATACTAGCTACAAATAACCTTATGCACGACTATATGTTGTCAATCCTTAAAGATGTTGTTGCACCTTGA
- a CDS encoding CapA family protein, translating into MLLYVKLVFVILAITISTGCSANEDNLTVRILFAGDLMLDRGVKRSVYKNFGGRYEMLFVELTNYFYSFDTLVVNLEGPISARGNQIPKKYSFRFETNVVEALKFANIRVVNLANNHIYDWGYEAFLDTLSILSSNNIGFFGLSDLSNTSVLYIFVKTNEYSIVKVGFLGFSEFFPGLEASKKRPVSIAIAKDKYIRKVVPSAKSNVDFLVVSFHWGEEYKKTNNRFQEVLGKLCIDLGADIVIGHHPHVIQNYEVYRDKYIFYSLGNFVFDQRFSEETMKVGLVELEIIKSGTNILAKVGITNFYQDIKTLQLRSER; encoded by the coding sequence GTGCTTTTGTATGTAAAACTGGTTTTTGTTATTCTTGCAATCACAATCTCAACGGGATGTAGTGCTAATGAAGATAACTTGACGGTTAGAATTCTATTTGCTGGTGATTTGATGCTTGATAGGGGAGTGAAGAGAAGTGTGTATAAGAATTTTGGTGGTAGGTATGAGATGCTATTTGTTGAACTCACCAACTATTTTTACAGTTTTGATACTCTGGTTGTGAACCTTGAAGGACCTATATCGGCAAGAGGTAATCAGATACCTAAAAAGTATAGTTTTAGGTTTGAAACGAATGTAGTTGAGGCTCTTAAGTTTGCTAATATAAGGGTTGTCAATCTGGCGAATAACCATATATACGACTGGGGGTATGAGGCTTTTTTGGATACTCTTTCTATACTCTCTTCAAATAACATAGGTTTCTTTGGGCTCTCTGACTTATCCAATACTTCAGTTCTTTATATCTTTGTCAAGACTAACGAATATTCAATAGTTAAAGTAGGTTTTCTAGGCTTTTCGGAGTTTTTCCCAGGGCTTGAAGCGAGCAAGAAAAGACCGGTAAGTATAGCAATAGCAAAGGATAAGTATATTAGGAAGGTAGTGCCTTCAGCGAAGAGTAATGTTGATTTTCTTGTTGTTAGTTTTCACTGGGGTGAGGAGTATAAAAAGACGAATAATAGGTTTCAGGAGGTTTTAGGTAAGTTATGTATAGATTTAGGTGCGGATATAGTTATAGGGCATCATCCACATGTTATACAGAACTACGAAGTTTATAGAGATAAATATATTTTCTATTCGCTTGGAAACTTTGTGTTTGACCAAAGGTTTTCAGAAGAGACTATGAAGGTTGGTTTGGTTGAGCTTGAGATAATAAAATCAGGGACGAATATATTAGCGAAGGTAGGTATCACAAACTTCTATCAAGACATTAAGACACTTCAGTTAAGGTCTGAAAGGTAG